Proteins co-encoded in one Arachis hypogaea cultivar Tifrunner chromosome 13, arahy.Tifrunner.gnm2.J5K5, whole genome shotgun sequence genomic window:
- the LOC112732874 gene encoding uncharacterized protein, whose translation MTEMYVMVVGDYVVGTRNISMVKVLENEFKKEYPTTKPHENAPTYFHNFLSPSDLNDNDDVLPIYIGDDKTDEDIFKPDKNSVPLLRIQHQFQFIKEPPLIIISIFHIIHFLIHPISK comes from the exons ATGACAGAGATGTATGTGATGGTAGTTGGAGATTATGTTGTCGGTACCAGAAACATTTCTATGGTAAAG GTTTTGGAGAACGAGTTCAAGAAAGAGTATCCCACTACCAAACCACATGAGAATGCCCCCACTTATTTCCACAACTTTCTTTCCCCTTcag ATttaaatgataatgatgatgtgcTTCCTATCTACATTGGAGATGATAAAACCGATGAAGATATTTTTAAG CCAGACAAAAATTCAGTACCCCTTCTTAGAATACAGCACCAATTCCAGTTCATCAAGGAACCTCCACTTATTATAATTAGCATATTCCACATTATACATTTTCTTATCCACCCtataagtaaataa